The following proteins are co-located in the Gorilla gorilla gorilla isolate KB3781 chromosome 18, NHGRI_mGorGor1-v2.1_pri, whole genome shotgun sequence genome:
- the LOC129527720 gene encoding serine/arginine repetitive matrix protein 2-like isoform X4 encodes MVKLSIVLTPQFLSHDQGQLTKELQQHVKSVTCPCEYLRKVINTLADHHHRGTDFDESPWLHIIIEFPRSYEVVITLWTVYLWLSFLKTIFQSENGHDGSTDVQQRAWRSNRRRQEGIKIGLEDICPLRKQVETKVQAKIRKTKVIKKVNHHYKINGKRKTAKKQKMFQRAQELRRRAEDYHKCKIPPSARKPLCNWVRMAAAEHRHSSGLPHWPYLTVETLKSRMGHQPPPPTQQHSITDNSLSLKTPSECPLTPLPPSPPPSAPPSADDNLKTPPLATQEAEAEKTPKPERRRTADVQPTPERPRAADVQPSPKPERPRAAEMEPSSPEPERPRVADVEPPPKPERQRAADVQPSPKPERPRAADVQPTPKPERPRAANVQPPPKPERRRAADVEPSSPEPERPRVADVEPPPKPERPRAADVQPSPRGGGPLTCNQHRNPRGGGSLTCNHRRNPRGGGPLICNHRSNPRGQGPLTCNHHHPNPRGGGSLTWRHHRNPRGRGPLTWNCHHPNPRGRGPLTWNHHRNPRGLGPLTCNHHRNPRGGGPLTCNQHRNPRGRGPLTWNHHHPNPRGGGSLMWNHHRNPRGRGPLTCNHRRNPRGRAPLTCNHHHPNPRGGGSLTWNHHRNPRVRGPLTCNHHRNPRVRGPLTWNHHHPNPERRRAADVQPTPKPERPRAADVQPPPKLERRRAADVEPSSPEPERPRVADVEPPPKPERPRAADVQPSLKPERPRAADMQPSPKPERPRAADVEPSSPEPERPRAADVQPSPKPERQRAADMEPSPKPERPRAADMEPSSPEPERPRVGDVEPPPKPERQRAADVQPSPKPERPRAADVQPPPKPERRRAADVEPSSPEPERPRAADVQPPPKPERRRAADVQPSPKPERPRAADVQPSPKPERPRAADVEPSSPEPERPRVTDVEPPPKPERPRAADVQPSPKPERPRAADVQPSPKHERRRAADVEPSSPEPERPRAVDVQPSPKPERPRATDVEPSSPEPERPRVADVEPPPKPERQRAADVQPSPKPERRRAADMEPSSPEPERPRVGDVEPSPKPPPKPERQRAADVQPSPKPERPRAADVQPSPKPERLRAADVQPPPKPERRRAADMQPPPKPERPRAADVQPSPKPERPRAADMEPSSPEPERPRVADVEPPPKPERQRAADVQPSLKPERPRAADVQPPPKPERPRAADVQPSPKPERPRAADMEPSSPEPERPRVADVQPSPKPERRRTADLQPSLKPERPRAADVQPTPKPERPRAADVQPSPKPERPRAVDVQPSPKPERPRATDVEPSSPEPERPRVADVEPPPKPERQRAADVQPSPKPERRRAADMEPSSPEPERPRVGDVEPSPKPPPKPERQRAADVQPSPKPERPRAADVQPTPKPERPRAADVQPSPNPERQRAADVQPPPKPERPKAADVQPSPKPKRPRATDVQPSSPEPKRRRATDMEPPPKPERRRAADVQPSPKPERPRAADVQPSPKPERPRAADVQPPPKPERPRAADVQPSPKPERPRAADMEPSSPKPERPRVADVQPSPKPERRRTADVQPSLKPERPRAADVQPSPKPERPRVVDVQPSPKPERPRATDVEPSSPEPERPRVADVEPPPKPPPKPERQRAADVQPSLKPERPRAADVQPSPKPERPRAADVQPSPKPERPRAADMEPSSPEPERPRVADVQPSPKPERRRTADVQPSLKPERPRAADVQPTPKPERPRAADVQPSPKPERPRVVDVQPSPKPERPRATDVEPSSPEPERPRVGDVEPPPKPPPKPERQRAADVQPSLKPERQRAADMQPPPKPERPRAADVQPPPKPERRRAADVEPSSPEPERPRVADVEPPPKPERPRAADVQPSPRGGGPLTCNQHRNPRGGGSLTCNHRRNPRGGGPLTCNHRSNPRGQGPLTCNHHHPNPRGGGSLTWKHHRNPRGRGPLTWNCHHPNPRGRGPLTWNHHRNPRGLGPLTCNHHRNPRGGGPLTCNQHRNPRGGGSLTCNHRRNPRGGGPLMCNHRSNPRGQGPLTCNHHHPNPRGGGSLTWKHHRNPRGRGPLTWNCHHPNPRGRGPLTWNHHRNPRGLGPLTCNHHRNPRGGGPLTSNQHRNPRGRGPLTCNHRRNPRGRAPLTCNHHHPNPRGGGSLTWNHHRNPRVRGPLTCNHHRNPRVRGLLTWNHHHPNPKRQRAADVQPTPKPERPRAADVQPPPKPERRRAADVQPSRKPERPRAADMEPSSPEPERPRAADVQPSPKPARPRAADMQPSPKPERPRAADVQPSPKPERPRAADVQPSPKPERPRAADMEPSSPEPERPRAADVEPSSPEPKRRRVTDVEPPPKPERPRAADVQPTPKPERRRAADVEPSSPEPKRRRVADEPPPKPERPRAADVQPSPKPERPRAADVQPSPRGGGPLTCNQHRNPRGEGLLTCNHRRNPRGGGPLTCNQHRNLRGQGPLTWNHHHPNPRGRGPLTWNHHRNPRGGGSLTCNHRRNPRGGGPLTCNHRRNPRGRGPLTCNHHHPNPRGGGSLTWKHHRNPRGRGPLTWNRHHPNPRGRGPLTWNHHRNPRGGGSLTCNHRQNPRGGGPLTCNQHRNPRGRGPLTWNHHHPNPRGGGSLTWNHHRNPRGRGPLTCNHRRNPRGRGPLTCNHHHPNPRGGGSLTWNHHRNPRGRGPLTCNHHQNPRVRGPLTWNHHHPNPERRRAADVQPTPKPERPRAADVQPSPKPEGPRAADMEPSSPEPKRRRVADVEPPPKPKGPRAADVHPPKPERRRAADVQPTPKPERPRAPDMEPPCKPRRPRAADVEPSSPEPKRRRVADVQPPPKPERPRAADVQPSPRGRGLLTCNQHRNPRGGAPLTCNHRQNPRGGGPLTWNRHHPNPRGRGPLTWNHHRNPRGRGPLMCNHRRNPRGGGPLTCSQHPRGLGPLTCNHHRNPRGEGLLTCNQHRNPRGRGPLTCNHHRNPRGGGALTCNHHRNPRGQGPLTCNHNHPNPRGGGSLTWNHHRNTRGRGPLTWNHHHPNPRGRWPLTWNHHRNPRGGGPLTCNHRRNPRGRGPLTWNHHHPNPERQRVADVEPPPKPERPRAADVQPLPKPERRRAADVQPPPKPERPRAADVQPPPKPKRPRAADVQPPLKPERPRAADVEPSSPEPKRRRVADMEPPPKPERPRAPDMEPPCKLRRPRVADVEPSSPEPKRRRVADVQPPPKPERPRAADVQPSPRGGGPLTCNHHRNPRGRGPLTCNQHRNPRGGGPLTCNHRRNPRGGGPLTCNHRRNPRGGGPLTCNHRRNPRGPGPLTYNHRRNPRGRGPLTCNHHHPNPRGGV; translated from the exons ATGGTGAAGCTCTCTATTGTCCTGACCCCACAGTTCCTGTCCCATGACCAGGGCCAGCTCACCAAGGAGCTGCAGCAGCACGTAAAGTCAGTGACATGCCCATGCGAGTACCTGAGGAAG GTTATCAATACTCTGGCTGACCATCATCATCGTGGGACTGACTTTGATGAAAGTCCTTGGTTACATATCATTATTGAGTTTCCGAGAAGTTATGAAGTTGTCATTACCCTCTGGACAGTGTACCTTTGG TTGTCTTTCCTGAAGACTATCTTCCAGTCTGAAAATGGACATGATGGATCCACGGATGTACAGCAGAGAGCCTGGAGGTCCAACCGCCGTAGACAGGAAG gaATTAAAATTGGCCTGGAAGACATCTGTCCTTTACGGAAACAGGTGGAAACAAAAGTTCAAGCTAAAATCCGTAAGACGAAGGTCATAAAGAAAGTCAACCATCATTACAAAATCAATGGAAAGAGGAAGACCGCCAAAAAACA GAAGATGTTTCAACGTGCGCAAGAGTTGCGGCGGCGGGCAGAGGACTACCACAAATGCAAA ATCCCCCCTTCTGCAAGAAAGCCTCTTTGCAACTGG GTCAGAATGGCGGCAGCGGAGCATCGTCATTCTTCAGGATTGCCCCACTGGCCCTACCTCACAgttgaaactttaaaaagcagGATGGGCCACCAGCCACCTCCTCCAACTCAACAACATTCTATAACTGATAACTCCCTGAGCCTCAAGACACCTTCCGAGTGTCcgctcactcctcttccaccctcacctccaccgtcagctccaccctcagcggatgataatctcaagacacctcccttagctactcaggaggctgaggcagaaaaaacacccaaacccgagaggcggaggaccgctgacgtgcaaccaacacCCGAGAGGCctagggccgctgacgtgcaaccatcaccgaaacccgagaggccgagggccgctgagatggaaccatcatcacccgaacccgagaggccgagggtcgctgacgtggaaccaccaccgaaacccgagaggcagagggccgctgacgtgcaaccatcaccgaaacccgagaggccgagggccgctgacgtgcaaccaacaccgaaacccgagaggccgagggccgctaacgtgcaaccaccaccgaaacccgagaggcggagggccgctgacgtggaaccatcatcacccgaacccgagaggccgagggtcgctgacgtggaaccaccaccgaaacccgagaggccgagggccgctgacgtgcaaccatcaccgagaggcggagggccgctgacgtgcaaccaacaccgaaacccgagaggcggagggtcACTGACATGCAaccatcgccgaaacccgagaggcggagggccgctgataTGCAACCATCGCAGTAACCCGAGAGGCCAAGGGCCCCTGACttgcaaccatcatcacccgaacccaagaggcggagggtcgctgacgtggaggcaccaccgaaacccgagaggccgagggccactGACATGGAACtgtcatcacccgaacccaagaggcagagggccgctgacgtggaaccaccaccgaaacccgagaggcctaGGGCCACTGacatgcaaccatcaccgaaacccaagaggcggagggccgctgacgtgcaaccaacaccgaaacccgagaggccgagggccgctgacatggaaccatcatcacccaaacccaagaggcggagggtcgctgatgtggaaccaccaccgaaacccgagaggcagggggccgctgacgtgcaaccatcgccgaaacccgagaggccgagcgcccctgacgtgcaaccatcatcacccgaacccaagaggcggagggtcgctgacgtggaaccaccaccgaaacccgagagtccgagggccgctgacgtgcaaccatcaccgaaacccgagagtccgagggccgctgacgtggaaccatcatcacccgaaccccgagaggcggagggccgctgatgtgcaaccaacaccgaaacccgagaggccgagggccgctgacgtgcaaccaccaccgaaactcgagaggcggagggccgctgacgtggaaccatcatcacccgaacccgagaggccgagggtcgctgacgtggaaccaccaccgaaacccgagaggccgagggccgctgacgtgcaaccatcactgaaacccgagaggccgagggccgctgacatgcaaccatcaccgaaacccgagaggccgagggccgctgacgtggaaccatcatcacctgaacccgagaggccgagggccgctgatgtgcaaccatcaccgaaacccgagaggcagagggccgctgacatggaaccatcaccgaaacccgagaggccgagggctgctgacatggaaccatcatcacccgaacccgagaggccgagggtcggtgacgtggaaccaccaccgaaacccgagaggcagagggccgctgacgtgcaaccatcaccaaaacccgagaggccgagggccgctgacgtgcaaccaccaccgaaacccgagaggcggagggccgctgacgtggaaccatcatcacccgaacccgagaggccgagggccgctgacgtgcaaccaccaccgaaacccgagaggcggagggccgctgacgtgcaaccatcaccgaaacccgagaggccgagggccgctgacgtgcaaccatcgccgaaacccgagaggccgagggccgctgacgtggaaccatcatcacccgaacccgagaggccgagggtcactgacgtggaaccaccaccgaaacccgagaggccgagggccgctgacgtgcaaccatcaccgaaacccgagaggccgagggccgctgacgtgcaaccatcaccgaaacacgagaggcggagggccgctgacgtggaaccatcatcacctgaacccgagaggccgagggctgttgacgtgcaaccatcgccgaaacccgagaggccgagggccactgacgtggaaccatcatcacccgaacccgagaggccgagggtcgctgacgtggaaccaccaccgaaacccgagaggcagagggccgctgacgtgcaaccatcaccgaaacccgagaggcggagggccgctgacatggaaccatcatcacccgaacccgagaggccgagggtcgGTGACGTGGAACCATCACCGAAACCaccaccgaaacctgagaggcagagggccgctgacgtgcaaccatcaccgaaacccgagaggccgagggccgctgacgtgcaaccatcaccgaaacccgagaggctgagggccgctgacgtgcaaccaccaccgaaacccgagaggcggagggccgctgacatgcaaccaccaccgaaacccgagaggccgagggccgctgacgtgcaaccatcaccgaaacccgagaggccgagggccgctgacatggaaccatcatcacccgaacccgagaggccgagggtcgctgacgtggaaccaccaccgaaacccgagaggcagagggccgctgacgtgcaaccatcactgaaacccgagaggccgagggccgctgacgtgcaaccaccgccgaaacccgagaggccgagggccgctgacgtgcaaccatcacccaaacccgagaggccgagggccgctgacatggaaccatcatcacccgaacccgagaggccgagggtcgctgacgtgcaaccatcaccgaaacccgagaggcggaggaccgCTGACTTGCAACCATcactgaaacccgagaggccgagggccgctgacgtgcaaccaacaccgaaacccgagaggccgagggccgctgacgtgcaaccatcgccgaaacccgagaggccaagGGCTGTtgacgtgcaaccatcgccgaaacccgagaggccgagggccactgacgtggaaccatcatcacccgaacccgagaggccgagggtcgctgacgtggaaccaccaccgaaacccgagaggcagagggccgctgacgtgcaaccatcaccgaaacccgagaggcggagggccgctgacatggaaccatcatcacccgaacccgagaggccgagggtcgGTGACGTGGAACCATCACCGAAACCaccaccgaaacctgagaggcagagggccgctgacgtgcaaccatcaccgaaacccgagaggccgagggccgctgacgtgcaaccaacaccgaaacccgagaggccgagggccgctgacgtgcaaccatcgccgaatcccgagaggcagagggccgctgacgtgcaaccaccaccgaaacccgagaggccgaaggccgctgacgtgcaaccatcgccgAAACCCAAGAGGCCGAGGgccactgacgtgcaaccatcatcacctgaacccaagaggcggagggccaCTGAcatggaaccaccaccgaaacccgagaggcggagggcagctgacgtgcaaccatcaccgaaacccgagaggccgagggccgctgatgtgcaaccatcgccgaaacccgagaggccgagggccgctgacgtgcaaccaccaccgaaacccgagaggccgagggccgctgacgtgcaaccatcaccgaaacctgagaggccgagggccgctgacatggaaccatcatcacccaaacccgagaggccgagggtcgctgacgtgcaaccatcaccgaaacccgagaggcggaggaccgctgacgtgcaaccatcactgaaacccgagaggccgagggccgctgacgtgcaaccatcgccgaaacccgagaggccaagGGTTGTtgacgtgcaaccatcgccgaaacccgagaggccgagggccactgacgtggaaccatcatcacccgaacccgagaggccgagggtcgctgacgtggaaccaccaccgaaaccaccaccgaaacccgagaggcagagggccgctgacgtgcaaccatcactgaaacccgagaggccgagggccgctgacgtgcaaccatcgccgaaacccgagaggccgagggccgctgacgtgcaaccatcaccgaaacctgagaggccgagggccgctgacatggaaccatcatcacccgaacccgagaggccaagggtcgctgacgtgcaaccatcaccgaaacccgagaggcggaggaccgctgacgtgcaaccatcactgaaacccgagaggccgagggccgctgacgtgcaaccaacaccgaaacccgagaggccgagggccgctgacgtgcagccatcgccgaaacccgagaggccaagGGTTGTtgacgtgcaaccatcgccgaaacccgagaggccgagggccactgacgtggaaccatcatcacccgaacccgagaggccgagggtcggtgacgtggaaccaccaccgaaaccacCACcaaaacctgagaggcagagggccgctgacgtgcaaccatcactgaaacccgagaggcagagggccgctgacatgcaaccaccaccgaaacccgagaggccaagggcggctgacgtgcaaccaccaccgaaacccgagaggcggagggccgctgacgtggaaccatcatcacccgaacccgagaggccgagggtcgctgacgtggaaccaccaccgaaacccgagaggccgagggccgctgacgtgcaaccatcaccgagaggcggagggccgctgacgtgcaaccaacaccgaaacccgagaggcggagggtcACTGACATGCAaccatcgccgaaacccgagaggcggagggccgctgacatgCAACCATCGCAGTAACCCGAGAGGCCAAGGGCCCCTGACttgcaaccatcatcacccgaacccaagaggcggagggtcgctgacgtggaagcaccaccgaaacccgaggggCCGAGGGCCACTGACATGGAACtgtcatcacccgaacccaagaggcagagggccgctgacgtggaaccaccaccgaaacccgagaggcctaGGGCCACTGacatgcaaccatcaccgaaacccaagaggcggagggccgctgacgtgcaaccaacaccgaaacccgagaggcggagggtcACTGACATGCAaccatcgccgaaacccgagaggcggagggccgctgatgTGCAACCATCGCAGTAACCCGAGAGGCCAAGGGCCCCTGACttgcaaccatcatcacccgaacccaagaggcggagggtcgctgacgtggaagcaccaccgaaacccgagaggccgagggccactGACATGGAACtgtcatcacccgaacccaagaggcagagggccgctgacgtggaaccaccaccgaaacccgagaggcctaGGGCCACTGacatgcaaccatcaccgaaacccaagaggcggagggccgctgacgtccaaccaacaccgaaacccgagaggcagggggccgctgacgtgcaaccatcgccgaaacccgagaggccgagcgcccctgacgtgcaaccatcatcacccgaacccaagaggcggagggtcgctgacgtggaaccaccaccgaaacccgagagtccgagggccgctgacgtgcaaccatcaccgaaacccgagagtcCGAGGGCTgctgacgtggaaccatcatcacccgaaccccaagaggcagagggccgctgacgtgcaaccaacaccgaaacccgagaggccgagggccgctgacgtgcaaccaccaccgaaacccgagaggcggagggccgctgacgtgcaaccatcacggaaacccgagaggccgagggccgctgacatggaaccatcatcacccgaacccgagaggccgagggccgctgacgtgcaaccatcaccgaaacccgcaAGGCCAAGGGCCGCTGacatgcaaccatcaccgaaacccgagaggccgagggccgctgacgtgcaaccatcaccgaaacccgagaggccgagggccgctgacgtgcaaccatcaccgaaacctgagaggccgagggccgctgacatggaaccatcatcacccgaacccgagaggccgagggccgctgacgtggaaccatcatcacccgaacccaagaggcggagggtcactgacgtggaaccaccaccgaaacccgagaggccgagggccgctgacgtgcaaccaacaccgaaacccgagaggcggagggccgctgacgtggaaccatcatcacccgaacccaagaggcggagggtcgctgacgaaccaccaccgaaacccgagaggccgagggccgctgacgtgcaaccatcaccgaaacccgagaggccgagggccgctgacgtgcaaccgtcaccgagaggcggagggccgctgacgtgcaaccaacaccgaaacccgagaggtgaAGGGctgctgacgtgcaaccatcgccgaaacccgagaggtggagggccgctgacgtgcaaccaacaccgaaacctgagaggccaagggccgctgacatggaaccatcatcacccgaacccaagaggcagagggccgctgacttggaaccaccaccgaaacccgagaggcggagggtcgctgacATGCAAtcatcgccgaaacccgagaggcggagggccgctgacgtgcaaccatcgccgaaacccgagaggccgagggccccTGACttgcaaccatcatcacccgaacccaagaggcggagggtcgctgacgtggaagcaccaccgaaacccgagaggccgagggccactGACATGGAACCGTCATCACccaaacccaagaggcagagggccgctgacatggaaccaccaccgaaacccgagaggcggagggtcgctgacgtgcaaccaccgtcaaaacccgagaggtggagggccgctgacgtgcaaccaacaccggaacccgagaggccgagggccgctgacatggaaccatcatcacccgaacccaagaggcggagggtcgctgacgtggaaccaccaccgaaacccgagaggcagagggccgctgacgtgcaaccatcgccgaaacccgagaggccgagggcccctgacatgcaaccatcatcacccgaacccaagaggcggagggtcgctgacgtggaaccaccaccgaaacccgagaggccgagggccgctgacgtgcaaccatcaccaaaaCCCGAGAgtccgagggccgctgacgtggaaccatcatcacccgaaccccgagaggcggagggccgctgacgtgcaaccaactccgaaacccgagaggccgagggccgctgacgtgcaaccatcgccgaaacccgaggggccgagggccgctgacatggaaccatcatcacccgaacccaagaggcggagggtcgctgacgtggaaccaccaccgaaacccaaggggccgagggccgctgacgtgcacccgccgaaacccgagaggcggagggccgctgacgtgcaaccaacaccgaaacccgagaggccaagGGCCCCTGACATGGAACCACCATGcaaacccaggaggccgagggccgctgacgtggaaccatcatcacccgaacccaagaggcggagggtcgctgacgtgcaaccaccgccgaaacccgagaggccgagagccgctgacgtgcaaccatcaccgagaggccgagggctgctgacgtgcaaccaacaccgaaacccgagaggcggagcgccgctgacgtgcaaccaccgccaaaacccgagaggcggagggccgttGACGTGGAACcgtcatcacccgaacccaagaggcagagggccgctgacgtggaaccaccaccgaaacccaagaggccgagggccgctgatgTGCAACcaccgccgaaacccgagaggcggagggccgctgacgtgcagccAACACCCGAGAGGCCTAGGgccactgacgtgcaaccatcaccgaaacccaaGAGGCGAAGGGCtgctgacgtgcaaccaacaccgaaacccgagaggccgagggccgctgacgtgcaaccatcaccgaaacccgagaggcggaggggcgctgacgtgcaaccaccaccgaaacccgagaggccaagGGCCCCTGACGTGCAACCAtaatcacccgaacccaagaggcggagggtcgctgacgtggaaccaccaccgaaacacGAGAGGCCGTGGGCCACTgacatggaaccatcatcacccgaacccaagaggaagatggccgctgacgtggaaccaccaccgaaacccgagaggcggagggccgctgacgtgcaaccaccgccgaaacccgagaggccgagggccactgacatggaaccatcatcacccgaatcccgagaggcagagggtcgctgacgtggaaccaccaccgaaacccgagaggccgagggccgctgacgtgcaaccattgccgaaacccgagaggcggagggccgctgacgtgcaaccaccaccgaaacccgagaggccgagggccgctgacgtgcaaccaccaccgaaacccaagaggccgagggccgctgacgtgcaaccaccactgaaacccgagaggccgagggccgctgacgtggaaccatcatcacccgaacccaagaggcggagggtcgctgacatggaaccaccaccgaaacccgagaggccaagGGCCCCTGACATGGAACCACCATGCaaactcaggaggccgagggtcgctgacgtggaaccatcatcacccgaacccaagaggcggagggtcgctgacgtgcaaccaccgccgaaacccgagaggccgagggccgctgacgtgcaaccatcaccgagaggcggagggccgctgacgtgcaaccatcaccgaaaccccagaggccgagggccgctgacgtgcaaccaacaccgaaacccgagaggcggagggccactgacgtgcaaccaccgccgaaacccgagaggcggagggccgctgacgtgcaaccaccgccgaaacccgagaggcggagggccgctgacgtgcaaccaccgccgaaacccgagaggcccaGGGCCGCTGACGTACAACcaccgccgaaacccgagaggccgagggccgctgacgtgcaaccatcatcacccgaacccaagaggcggagtttGA